From Bacteroides uniformis:
GTCAATGGCTTTTTGGCCTGCTGCATCGTCCGGCATTTCTACGAAACCGAAACCTCTGGATCTTCTTGTTTCTCTGTCTGTAATGATTCTTGCAGAAGAAACTTCTCCGTACTCTGAAAATAAATCGTTTAAGTCAGCGTCTGTTGTGCTGAAATTTAAACCTGAAATGTAAATGTTCATTTGAAATTTTAATTAATTGTAATTATTAAATTGGAGTATGGAGAATAATTATGGAAGAGACCGCCTAATAATAGTTGTATATTAAAAGAAGAACAATGCGATAACGACTCGTAACTCAAACTTTGCGGCAAAGATAACACAATAAATCAGTTAATTGCTTTCTTCTCCTTTTTATTTTAGGATAAAAAACGATAAATGTCATTTTATACATTATTTCGGCCTCTCGTTTGCATATCTTACGAAAAAAAGCGAAATTTGCGACGCTTTTAAACGGAACTTTACTAACACCTTTAAATAATTAAGAGAAATGACTAAAAGTGCATTGCAAATTGCAAGGGCTGCCTATCAGCCCAAACTTCCGAAAGCGCTGAAAGGAACTGTTAAGGCTGCAGAAGGCGCAGCTACTCAGTCTGTTGCTGACCAGGAAGAAATCAAGAAATTGTTCCCCAATACGTACGGAATGCCTTTGATTAAGTTTGAAACTACCGATGAGGTGGTTAACTTCCCCGCAATGAACGTGGGTGTTATCCTTTCCGGTGGACAGGCTCCTGGCGGTCACAATGTGATTTCCGGTATTTTCGACGGTATCAAGAAGCTGAACAAAGACAGCAAATTGTATGGCTTTATTCTGGGTCCTGGCGGCTTGGTTGACCATAATTATATGGAACTGACTGCTGACATCATTGATGAATACCGCAATACGGGTGGTTTTGACATCATCGGTTCGGGCCGTACCAAGCTGGAAAAGGAAGAACAGTTTGAGAAAGGTTATGAAATCCTGAAAGAACTCGGCATCAAGGCATTGGTTATCATCGGTGGCGATGACTCCAACACTAATGCTTGCGTACTGGCTGAATACTATGCTGCCAAGAATTATGGCGTGCAGGTAATAGGTTGCCCCAAGACCATCGACGGTGACTTGAAGAATGATATGATTGAAACTTCTTTCGGTTTCGATACTGCTTGCAAGACTTACTCTGAAGTAATCGGCAACATCCAACGTGACTGTAACTCTGCTCGTAAATACTGGCACTTCATCAAGTTGATGGGACGTTCCGCTTCTCATATCGCTTTGGAATGTGCATTGCAGGTTCAACCCAATATGTGTATCATCTCTGAAGAGGTTGAAGCTAAGGATATGTCTTTGGACGACATCGTGACCAGCATTGCCAAGGTCGTTGCTGAACGTGCAGCCCAGGGTAACAACTTCGGTACGGTTCTTATCCCCGAAGGATTGGTTGAATTCATCCCGGCCATGAAGCGTCTGATTGCTGAGTTGAACGACTTCCTTGCTGCCAATGCAGAAGAGTTTGCTCAAATTAAGAAATCTCACCAACGCGATTATATCATCCGTAAACTCTCTCCGGAGAATGCGGCCATCTACGCAAGCTTGCCCGAAGGCGTGGCTCGCCAGTTGTCTCTGGACCGCGACCCGCACGGAAACGTACAGGTATCTCTGATTGAAACAGAAAAGTTGCTGTCCGAAATGGTTGGCACTAAGCTGGCTCAGTGGAAAGAAGAGGGCAAGTTCGTAGGCAAGTTTGCTGCACAGCACCACTTCTTCGGTTACGAAGGACGTTGCGCTGCTCCGTCTAACTTCGACGCTGACTACTGCTACTCTTTGGGTTATGCAGCATCTGCATTGATTGCTAACGGAAAGACCGGTTACATGTCTTCTGTACGCAACACTACTGCTCCTGCCGAAGAATGGATTGCAGGCGGTGTGCCCATCACTATGATGATGAACATGGAACGTCGCCACGGTGAAATGAAGCCAGTTATCCAGAAGGCTCTGGTGAAGCTGGACGGTGCTCCGTTCAAGGCATTCGCTGCTCAGCGTGACCGTTGGGCTATGGAAACAGACTACGTTTATCCAGGCCCTATCCAGTACTTCGGTCCGACAGAAGTTTGCGACCAGGCTACGAAGACTTTGCAGCTGGAGCAGGCTAAATAAGTTGATGCATCAACAAGTTGACAATAAAACGGAGGGGCGGTTCATTCCGCCCTTTCTTTTCCTTTGCTCATGGCAACCAAGACCTCCACAAATATCCGGCGTAAAACTACTGCCGCCCGTCGTTCTTCCTCTCCGCGGAGCAAGAAGAAAATGCAGCCACGTACCATGCCCGTATGGTTGCGCAATCTTTTGGCGGTCTGTATCATTCTTGTTTTTTCTACCGGCTTTTACTGGTTTTTCATTCGTCCTTATGCTTATCGCTGGAAGCCTTGTTATGGTCAGAAAGGTTACGGTGTATGTATGCCTTGCAACTATGAGGTGCATGGCATAGACATATCCCACTATCAGGGAAAGATAGATTGGGAACTCCTGACACATAATAGAGAAGCCCAATTTCCCATTCACTTTATTTTTCTGAAAGCTACCGAAGGCGGCGATCATGGTGACGATACGTTTACGCAGAACTTCGGCCAGGCGCGTAAATACGGTTTTATCCGTGGTGCCTATCATTATTTTATCCCTAAGACCGATGCCCGCAAGCAAGCCGATTTCTTTATCCGTACCGTGCAGCTGGCAAAGGGAGACCTGCCTCCCGTACTTGATGTGGAGACTACCGGCAAGCAGTCACCGCAGGAACTTAAAACGGCAGTCAAGACTTGGCTGGATAGGGTAGAGGCGCATTACGGCGTAAAGCCTATTCTTTATACTTCCTATAAATTCAAGAAACGCTATCTCAGCGATTCCATTTTCAATGCTTATCCTTATTGGATAGCCCATTATTATGTAGATTCCGTGCGTTATGAGGGCAAGTGGCACTTTTGGCAGCACACGGATGTAGGCACTGTGCCCGGTATTGAAGAAGAGGTGGATTTGAACGTCTTTAATGGTACAATGGAGGAACTTTTGGAGCTTACGTTGAAAACTCCTTGTATAGAACGCTAAAGGTCAACTTTAGCTTCCTGATATTGACCTTTAGCTTTTTAGTATTGACCTTTATTATTTTTGGAATTTCACTGCTGCCCACCGGTTCTTCTCACGATGGTGGACAAAGTGCAGCCCGTTGCGTTCGGCTTCTTCGCGGATGACGGGAATGTCATCTATGTAGAAACCGCTCATCAACAATTCCGCTCCGGGATTCATGCGGGCTATGTAGTGCTTCATATCTGCCAGGAGGATATTGCGGTTGATGTTGGCGATAACCATATCAAAAGGACCTTTGCTTTCCAGAGAGGAGGCATCGCCTTGGGATACGGCAATATTGTCCACTCCATTCAATTCTATATTTTCGAGGGAGTTGCGCACACACCATTCATCTATGTCGATAGCTGTACAAGGGGAGGCTCCACGCATGCGTGCCAGTATGGCAAGGATGGAAGTCCCACAACCCATATCGAGCAATGCTTTGCCTTGCAGGTCACTATCCAGCAGTTCGCCTATGATGAGGCTTGTTGTCTCGTGGTGCCCTGTGCCGAATGCCATTTGCGGATTGATGACGATGTCATATTCTGCTTGTGGGACATCGTTGTGAAAAGTGCTGTGAATGACACAACGGTCTCCGATAACGATGGGCTGGAAGAAGTTCTTCTCCCATTCCTCGTTCCAGTCTTTGTCTTCGGCTTCTATGAAATTATATTCTATCTGTGTATCGGGCAGAGGGAAGTCTGCAAGTGCTTCTTTGAGTAGAGATTCGTTATACAGCTCTTTCTGTATATAGGCAGTGATACCGTCGGTCTGCTCAACAAAACTTTCAAAGCCAGCTTCACCCAAGACTCCGGAAAGTACATCGTTGACTATTTCTGTGCACGGAACAGTGCGGAATGTAAATTCTAAATATTTCATCGGAATATGATTGTTTGTTAAATGCAGAAGAAGATTTTAAAGAACAAATCTATTTCTGCGTATCTTTGTTTTCACACTGCAAAGGTAATGTAAACCGAGGGCAGAATAAAATGAACTTGTTCATTTTTTATGCGGAAGTGCCGCTTGCCTCGTCAAAAGGCGGGGTATTTAGGGAATTCCCTATAAATCTTTGGGGAAAATCTGCTGCATGGGATAAAATCCGGCGTTATCTTTGTGACGTGAAGAAATAGATAAACGTAAAATCCATAAACCAAACTAATATGAAAAAGATTGTTTTTTTATCGCTTTTTGCCTTGTGCCTCCCATGGACACTGGTGGCACAAAGTATAGATGACGACCTTTACTACACTCCTTCCAAGAATAAGGAAGAGAAAAAAGAAGAGGTGAAGCAGGAGAAGAAAGTCGCTGCTCCCGTAG
This genomic window contains:
- a CDS encoding glycoside hydrolase family 25 protein, which encodes MATKTSTNIRRKTTAARRSSSPRSKKKMQPRTMPVWLRNLLAVCIILVFSTGFYWFFIRPYAYRWKPCYGQKGYGVCMPCNYEVHGIDISHYQGKIDWELLTHNREAQFPIHFIFLKATEGGDHGDDTFTQNFGQARKYGFIRGAYHYFIPKTDARKQADFFIRTVQLAKGDLPPVLDVETTGKQSPQELKTAVKTWLDRVEAHYGVKPILYTSYKFKKRYLSDSIFNAYPYWIAHYYVDSVRYEGKWHFWQHTDVGTVPGIEEEVDLNVFNGTMEELLELTLKTPCIER
- a CDS encoding RNA recognition motif domain-containing protein encodes the protein MNIYISGLNFSTTDADLNDLFSEYGEVSSARIITDRETRRSRGFGFVEMPDDAAGQKAIDELNGAEFDHKQISVNVARPREERPSNGGNRDRRGGYNSRRY
- the prmA gene encoding 50S ribosomal protein L11 methyltransferase, with product MKYLEFTFRTVPCTEIVNDVLSGVLGEAGFESFVEQTDGITAYIQKELYNESLLKEALADFPLPDTQIEYNFIEAEDKDWNEEWEKNFFQPIVIGDRCVIHSTFHNDVPQAEYDIVINPQMAFGTGHHETTSLIIGELLDSDLQGKALLDMGCGTSILAILARMRGASPCTAIDIDEWCVRNSLENIELNGVDNIAVSQGDASSLESKGPFDMVIANINRNILLADMKHYIARMNPGAELLMSGFYIDDIPVIREEAERNGLHFVHHREKNRWAAVKFQK
- a CDS encoding diphosphate--fructose-6-phosphate 1-phosphotransferase codes for the protein MTKSALQIARAAYQPKLPKALKGTVKAAEGAATQSVADQEEIKKLFPNTYGMPLIKFETTDEVVNFPAMNVGVILSGGQAPGGHNVISGIFDGIKKLNKDSKLYGFILGPGGLVDHNYMELTADIIDEYRNTGGFDIIGSGRTKLEKEEQFEKGYEILKELGIKALVIIGGDDSNTNACVLAEYYAAKNYGVQVIGCPKTIDGDLKNDMIETSFGFDTACKTYSEVIGNIQRDCNSARKYWHFIKLMGRSASHIALECALQVQPNMCIISEEVEAKDMSLDDIVTSIAKVVAERAAQGNNFGTVLIPEGLVEFIPAMKRLIAELNDFLAANAEEFAQIKKSHQRDYIIRKLSPENAAIYASLPEGVARQLSLDRDPHGNVQVSLIETEKLLSEMVGTKLAQWKEEGKFVGKFAAQHHFFGYEGRCAAPSNFDADYCYSLGYAASALIANGKTGYMSSVRNTTAPAEEWIAGGVPITMMMNMERRHGEMKPVIQKALVKLDGAPFKAFAAQRDRWAMETDYVYPGPIQYFGPTEVCDQATKTLQLEQAK